One Pseudomonas tolaasii NCPPB 2192 genomic window carries:
- the aceA gene encoding isocitrate lyase yields the protein MALTREQQIAALEKDWAENPRWKGVTRAYSAADVVRLRGSVQPEHTFAKLGAEKLWNLVTQGAKPSFRPDKDFVNCMGALTGGQAVQQVKAGIQAIYLSGWQVAADNNSAESMYPDQSLYPVDSVPTVVKRINNSFRRADQIQWKAGKNPGDEGYIDYFAPIVADAEAGFGGVLNAYELMKSMIEAGAAGVHFEDQLASVKKCGHMGGKVLVPTQEAVQKLTAARLAADVAGTPTIILARTDANAADLLTSDCDPYDKPFVTGERTQEGFYKVRAGLDQAIARGLAYAPYADLIWCETAKPDLDEARRFAEAIKKEYPDQLLSYNCSPSFNWKKNLDDATIAKFQRELSAMGYKHQFITLAGIHNMWHSMFNLAHDYARNDMTAYVKLQEQEFADAAKGYTFVAHQQEVGTGYFDDMTTVIQGGTSSVTALTGSTEEEQFH from the coding sequence ATGGCACTGACACGCGAACAGCAAATTGCAGCCCTTGAAAAAGACTGGGCTGAAAACCCACGCTGGAAAGGCGTGACCCGCGCTTATTCCGCTGCTGACGTCGTCCGCCTGCGTGGCTCGGTTCAACCTGAGCACACCTTTGCAAAACTCGGCGCCGAGAAGCTGTGGAACCTGGTGACCCAAGGTGCCAAGCCTTCCTTCCGTCCCGACAAAGATTTCGTCAACTGCATGGGCGCCCTGACCGGCGGCCAGGCAGTGCAACAGGTGAAAGCCGGTATCCAGGCGATCTACCTGTCCGGCTGGCAAGTGGCAGCGGACAACAACTCCGCCGAGTCCATGTACCCCGACCAATCGCTGTACCCGGTGGACTCGGTGCCGACTGTGGTCAAGCGCATCAACAACTCGTTCCGTCGTGCCGACCAGATCCAGTGGAAAGCCGGCAAGAACCCGGGCGATGAAGGCTACATCGACTACTTCGCACCGATCGTGGCTGACGCCGAAGCGGGTTTCGGCGGCGTGCTGAACGCCTATGAACTGATGAAGAGCATGATCGAGGCTGGCGCTGCCGGCGTGCACTTCGAAGACCAACTGGCTTCCGTGAAAAAATGCGGCCACATGGGCGGCAAGGTATTGGTGCCGACCCAGGAAGCCGTACAGAAGCTGACCGCTGCCCGTCTGGCCGCCGACGTTGCCGGCACCCCGACCATCATCCTGGCCCGTACCGACGCCAACGCAGCAGACCTGCTGACTTCGGACTGCGACCCGTATGACAAGCCGTTCGTGACCGGCGAGCGCACCCAGGAAGGTTTCTACAAAGTCCGTGCCGGCCTGGACCAGGCGATCGCCCGCGGCCTGGCCTACGCGCCGTACGCCGACCTGATCTGGTGCGAAACCGCCAAGCCGGACCTGGACGAAGCCCGCCGCTTTGCCGAAGCGATCAAGAAGGAATACCCGGACCAACTGCTGTCCTACAACTGCTCGCCTTCCTTCAACTGGAAGAAGAACCTGGACGACGCGACCATCGCCAAGTTCCAGCGCGAACTGTCCGCCATGGGCTACAAGCACCAGTTCATCACCCTGGCCGGCATTCACAACATGTGGCACAGCATGTTCAACCTGGCGCACGACTACGCCCGCAACGACATGACTGCCTACGTGAAGCTGCAGGAGCAGGAATTCGCTGACGCCGCCAAGGGTTACACCTTTGTAGCGCACCAGCAGGAAGTGGGCACCGGCTACTTCGACGACATGACCACCGTGATTCAGGGCGGCACTTCGTCGGTGACCGCGCTGACCGGTTCGACCGAAGAAGAGCAGTTCCACTAA